A genome region from Thalassotalea euphylliae includes the following:
- a CDS encoding DegT/DnrJ/EryC1/StrS family aminotransferase, which yields MSMVAFRPPLAYATNYPEPHISATPDYCHWAPWGESIEQHSQFTKDSYFTKNGRSALGYIIREFGLTSDSRVLLPEFHCPAMIEPFLASNVKVSFYRLNDDLSVDVDALAQSTNSADAILLVRFFGFPTNIKQALDIVKQRNIRVIEDCAHAFFSEQLESDNYASDASFCSLNKFFSCFDGGMLRTKSELTRSKLLALSGPSVKSEVKHFLGKSGVVSGLSKIFKLLKPSGTEVNGSVFNTKPKMSEFRYFNYADMNQRCFSTTRAQLRVENFGHIVFCRRNNYATLFEAFTASNIGRPLFALDEQTVPYVFPFLLNDKGDFEYIRQSGIQVLRWEEYCITENVVIEDYRERLIQIPCHQDLSQEQLMFIINTLNKN from the coding sequence ATGAGTATGGTAGCATTTCGTCCGCCACTGGCATACGCGACAAATTACCCAGAACCACATATCAGTGCTACACCTGATTACTGCCATTGGGCGCCGTGGGGTGAGTCGATAGAGCAGCATTCTCAATTCACTAAGGACAGCTATTTCACTAAAAATGGACGCTCAGCCTTAGGTTATATTATTCGCGAATTTGGTTTAACTTCAGACAGTCGAGTCTTGCTACCAGAGTTTCATTGTCCAGCCATGATTGAACCTTTTCTCGCAAGCAATGTTAAGGTGTCGTTTTATCGGCTTAATGACGATTTATCTGTCGATGTTGACGCATTAGCCCAATCGACGAATAGTGCTGATGCGATTCTTCTTGTTCGATTTTTTGGCTTTCCTACGAATATCAAACAGGCACTAGATATCGTTAAGCAGCGTAATATTCGTGTGATTGAGGACTGCGCTCATGCCTTTTTCAGTGAGCAACTTGAGTCTGATAATTATGCTTCAGATGCTAGTTTTTGTAGCCTAAATAAATTTTTTAGCTGCTTTGATGGTGGTATGCTGCGAACGAAGAGTGAATTGACCAGATCTAAGCTACTTGCATTGTCCGGCCCTAGCGTTAAAAGTGAAGTTAAACATTTTTTAGGCAAAAGTGGTGTTGTTTCAGGGCTTTCAAAAATTTTTAAACTCCTCAAGCCTTCGGGTACTGAGGTGAATGGTTCAGTGTTTAATACTAAGCCCAAAATGAGTGAATTTCGTTATTTTAATTACGCAGACATGAATCAGCGGTGTTTTTCGACAACGAGAGCACAACTACGTGTTGAAAATTTTGGGCATATCGTTTTTTGTCGCCGTAACAATTATGCAACTCTATTTGAAGCTTTTACTGCCTCAAATATTGGACGCCCCTTATTTGCGCTTGATGAGCAAACGGTACCTTATGTATTTCCATTTCTCCTCAATGACAAAGGTGACTTTGAGTACATTAGGCAGAGCGGTATTCAAGTTTTACGTTGGGAAGAGTACTGCATTACTGAAAACGTTGTAATCGAAGACTATCGGGAGCGGTTAATCCAAATACCTTGCCATCAAGATTTATCACAAGAACAGTTAATGTTTATTATCAATACGCTAAACAAGAATTAA
- a CDS encoding polysaccharide deacetylase family protein, which yields MALTHQLLAWLGKVFGKKKLNILIYHQVVAQHDVMRPSEPAAKVFDWQMQLVAKYCTPMSLSDAIQALKSDALPANAICVTFDDGYLNNLTVAEPILRKHGVPATVYVATGYSSGSNMFNDRILDLIGDTKRSQFNLSAVGLGEQVVDSNTSRIRLAHKVIGKVKYLHFHQRNEVVDQVYADNKADEKPHRMMTPAQIQELAHKGVEIGAHTQDHPILKSLDVAEQVQQIKVSKQTLEAMLGRPIRHFAYPNGKLNDDYSDDTVGIIEDLGFETAVSTHWGISTKSSDFFQMKRFTPWDTSPIKFHLRMMLNQLRGEQ from the coding sequence GTGGCACTAACTCATCAATTACTTGCGTGGCTAGGTAAAGTCTTTGGCAAGAAAAAGCTCAATATTCTTATCTATCATCAAGTTGTCGCGCAACACGATGTAATGAGACCTTCAGAGCCTGCTGCTAAAGTGTTCGATTGGCAGATGCAATTGGTCGCGAAATACTGCACGCCGATGTCGTTATCTGATGCAATTCAAGCGCTGAAATCAGATGCTTTGCCGGCAAATGCTATTTGTGTCACTTTTGATGATGGTTACCTTAATAATTTAACAGTTGCCGAGCCGATATTGCGTAAACATGGCGTTCCTGCAACTGTTTATGTGGCGACTGGATATTCCAGTGGCAGTAATATGTTTAATGATCGCATTTTAGATCTAATCGGCGATACAAAGCGCTCCCAATTTAATTTATCTGCGGTGGGTTTAGGCGAGCAAGTTGTTGATAGTAACACTTCTCGCATCCGTCTCGCGCACAAAGTGATTGGCAAGGTAAAGTACCTTCACTTTCATCAACGTAATGAAGTTGTAGATCAGGTCTACGCTGATAACAAAGCTGACGAAAAGCCTCATCGGATGATGACACCGGCCCAAATTCAAGAGTTGGCGCACAAAGGCGTTGAAATAGGTGCACACACTCAAGACCACCCGATACTAAAGTCGCTCGACGTAGCGGAGCAAGTACAACAAATCAAAGTTTCGAAACAGACGCTTGAAGCAATGCTTGGTAGACCTATCAGGCACTTTGCCTATCCTAATGGCAAACTTAACGATGATTATTCTGATGATACAGTAGGTATTATTGAAGATTTGGGATTTGAAACTGCGGTTTCTACTCATTGGGGTATTTCTACTAAAAGTAGTGATTTTTTTCAGATGAAACGTTTTACCCCGTGGGATACATCTCCTATTAAATTTCACCTTCGTATGATGTTGAATCAGCTAAGAGGCGAACAATGA
- a CDS encoding asparagine synthetase B family protein, whose protein sequence is MWLIFDEITREYHCPEYTAVIIGSDTASARLKEIGEHFLTNQKKFQHSYLEIAGKFLLFIIDHIEQTLTVVNDRLGLFQGYYYVEDQRVIVSSSLKAVKSSAQSDFAINQQAIFNYMYFHCIPSPTTIYQDVFKLEPGKSITIDSNQNKSEKVLYAPYFTEVADDSSALERECLNVIEGAVADNLSKNCGAFLSGGLDSSTVSGMLAKHHTPARTFSIGFEAEGYDETPYAKITANHFNTQHEVLYLEPEQAAEAFVTVAQYFDEPFGNSSSMATYFCAKFAKEHGVDTLLAGDGGDELFAGNERYAKQKQFELYYRLPSPIRALMNATLNNSVMSGIPGVSKASSYVRQAEVRLPTRLQSYNFINIVGLEEMFTPAFLSKVDVNQPIEQLGQRYKESSGEHPVDNMLYLDWKFTLADNDLVKVNKMCELAGVDVKFPLLDKALIDFSCKVPAEVKLPGYQLRDFYKKACRGFLADETLDKPKHGFGLPFGVWLKENATLKNIALDALQQFKARNIVSESLINKALDAHDSVHAGYYGELIWIMVVLELWLQGNESN, encoded by the coding sequence TTGTGGCTTATCTTTGATGAAATTACAAGGGAATATCATTGCCCTGAATACACTGCTGTTATCATTGGGAGCGATACTGCAAGTGCCCGCCTGAAAGAGATTGGTGAACATTTCTTAACCAATCAAAAAAAATTTCAACATAGCTACTTGGAGATAGCTGGTAAGTTTTTGTTGTTCATCATCGATCATATTGAACAGACGTTAACTGTTGTAAATGATCGTCTTGGCCTTTTCCAAGGTTATTACTACGTTGAAGATCAACGGGTAATAGTAAGCTCTTCCCTCAAGGCTGTTAAGTCCTCAGCTCAAAGTGATTTCGCTATCAATCAACAGGCCATTTTTAACTACATGTACTTCCATTGTATTCCGTCGCCTACAACCATCTATCAAGATGTTTTTAAACTTGAGCCAGGAAAATCGATCACCATTGATAGTAATCAAAACAAGTCTGAAAAGGTTTTGTATGCACCTTACTTCACTGAGGTGGCTGATGATTCAAGTGCTTTGGAAAGGGAGTGTTTAAATGTCATCGAAGGGGCAGTAGCTGACAATTTAAGTAAAAACTGTGGTGCATTCTTAAGTGGGGGACTAGACAGTTCGACGGTATCAGGGATGTTGGCAAAGCATCATACACCAGCGAGAACTTTCTCTATCGGGTTTGAGGCGGAAGGTTATGATGAAACACCATATGCGAAAATAACAGCAAATCACTTCAATACGCAACACGAGGTACTTTATCTAGAGCCTGAACAGGCGGCCGAAGCATTTGTTACTGTGGCACAATATTTTGATGAGCCATTCGGCAACTCATCCTCAATGGCAACCTATTTTTGTGCCAAGTTTGCAAAAGAGCATGGCGTAGATACCTTGCTCGCTGGAGATGGTGGTGATGAGCTATTTGCTGGTAACGAACGTTATGCTAAGCAAAAGCAGTTCGAACTTTATTATAGATTGCCATCGCCTATTCGTGCATTAATGAATGCAACGCTAAACAACAGTGTTATGTCAGGTATACCTGGTGTTAGCAAAGCATCTAGTTATGTTCGTCAAGCTGAAGTTAGGTTACCTACACGTTTGCAAAGTTATAACTTCATCAATATTGTTGGTTTAGAGGAAATGTTTACACCAGCGTTTCTATCAAAAGTTGATGTTAACCAACCGATTGAGCAGTTAGGGCAGCGATATAAAGAGTCTAGCGGTGAGCACCCTGTAGACAATATGCTGTATCTAGATTGGAAATTTACACTTGCTGATAATGATTTAGTTAAAGTGAACAAAATGTGCGAGCTCGCTGGCGTTGACGTTAAATTTCCGCTCTTGGATAAGGCATTGATTGATTTTAGCTGCAAGGTGCCGGCAGAGGTAAAGCTTCCGGGGTACCAGCTAAGAGACTTTTATAAAAAAGCATGTCGTGGCTTTTTGGCCGACGAAACACTCGACAAACCCAAGCATGGTTTCGGTTTGCCATTCGGTGTCTGGCTAAAAGAAAATGCAACGTTAAAAAATATTGCACTGGATGCATTGCAGCAATTTAAAGCGCGAAATATTGTCTCGGAAAGCTTAATCAATAAGGCGCTTGATGCCCATGATAGTGTTCATGCTGGCTACTATGGTGAGCTTATTTGGATTATGGTGGTTCTAGAACTTTGGCTCCAAGGTAACGAGAGTAATTAA
- a CDS encoding acyltransferase family protein: protein MRRDIQFLRGIAVLLVVIYHANLGVVNYGYLGVDVFFVVSGFLITTIILKGLEQQTFSFTNFYLRRAKRLLPALYTTLVVTTVLSHFILTPTQLTDYYSQLAGALTFSANIVLPTQIDYFATEAESKPLLHIWSLSLEEQYYFLLPFILFLIPKGYRAIGLFGLAAASFTLCLIWLANSKPPIFLWKISEASANEWAFFLLPTRAWELLFGSICAWLMLKKPNIAIPIKLKIIALLTILVTVIFQIDTIHPRTDALIVVIATTLILLGKDNWLPNNLIVNSVMRVGDWSYSVYLVHWPLFAFAFISSLGEVPTELKLLIIALSILFGFLQYHFIEERFRSLPAKKMKTMYIGLTATTIALLFTPAALYEQKNKDLLYQQYDEIMAPNYGLSIQCDGTKGLLSKDCQTIEKPQIAVWGDSYAMHLVPGLASKVELLQLTKSSCAPFLEISYYQWENKRAMTKEWAKNCIKFNTQAFEIIQNSPSIKFVVLSSAYSVYFDDSQAKFLVNNQVLNKQQVKPEEYFSKTIKALKQAGKIPVVISSPPRVGINIGECVGRESLKLPVLNFDCYLKKGDYLSYDASVIDSLRNVIEENQVEALWLADLLCDQEYCQTKIKDKFLYRDSGHLTKQGSIELFKNLNFDLAGNKLITQ, encoded by the coding sequence ATGAGACGGGATATTCAATTTCTAAGAGGTATCGCTGTATTACTTGTAGTCATATACCATGCAAACTTGGGTGTTGTTAATTACGGCTATCTAGGTGTTGATGTTTTCTTTGTAGTATCTGGTTTTCTAATAACTACAATCATCCTTAAAGGGCTTGAACAGCAAACATTCTCTTTTACCAACTTTTATCTACGTAGAGCAAAGCGTTTATTACCTGCACTATATACTACCCTTGTTGTAACAACTGTACTTTCACATTTTATATTAACGCCGACCCAACTTACGGACTATTACAGCCAACTAGCTGGCGCGTTAACATTTTCAGCGAATATAGTTCTCCCTACACAGATCGATTATTTTGCTACAGAAGCAGAAAGTAAGCCCCTATTACATATTTGGTCTTTATCTCTGGAGGAACAATATTATTTTTTATTGCCATTTATTTTATTTTTAATCCCCAAAGGATACAGAGCTATAGGGTTATTCGGATTAGCAGCCGCTAGTTTTACTTTGTGCTTAATTTGGCTTGCTAACAGTAAGCCACCTATATTTTTATGGAAAATATCGGAAGCCAGTGCAAATGAATGGGCATTCTTTTTATTACCAACTAGAGCTTGGGAGCTTTTATTTGGATCAATATGCGCATGGCTTATGCTAAAAAAGCCAAACATTGCTATACCGATAAAACTAAAAATAATAGCGCTATTAACAATATTAGTTACTGTTATCTTCCAAATAGACACAATACACCCTCGCACCGATGCACTAATTGTTGTTATCGCTACGACATTGATTTTACTGGGTAAAGACAATTGGCTTCCGAACAACCTAATAGTCAATAGTGTAATGCGAGTAGGCGACTGGTCTTATTCGGTTTATCTAGTTCATTGGCCATTATTTGCATTTGCTTTTATCAGCTCACTTGGAGAGGTCCCTACAGAATTAAAGCTACTCATTATTGCCTTATCTATTTTATTTGGGTTCTTACAGTATCATTTTATTGAAGAGCGTTTCCGCAGCCTACCAGCAAAAAAAATGAAGACAATGTACATAGGGTTGACTGCAACAACTATTGCATTGCTTTTTACCCCAGCCGCCTTGTATGAGCAGAAAAATAAAGATCTACTTTACCAGCAATATGATGAAATTATGGCGCCTAATTATGGACTCTCTATTCAATGCGACGGTACAAAAGGATTATTGTCGAAAGATTGTCAGACAATTGAAAAACCACAGATTGCTGTTTGGGGTGACAGCTATGCGATGCATTTAGTCCCTGGTTTAGCTTCTAAAGTAGAGCTGCTCCAACTAACGAAAAGCTCATGCGCTCCTTTCCTAGAAATATCTTATTATCAATGGGAAAATAAACGAGCAATGACAAAAGAATGGGCGAAGAATTGCATAAAATTTAATACACAAGCATTTGAAATTATTCAAAACTCTCCCTCCATTAAATTTGTAGTTTTAAGCTCAGCTTATTCTGTTTATTTTGATGATAGTCAAGCAAAGTTTTTAGTTAACAATCAGGTTCTAAACAAACAACAAGTAAAACCAGAAGAGTACTTTAGTAAAACGATAAAAGCCCTAAAGCAAGCAGGGAAAATACCAGTAGTGATATCTTCTCCACCACGTGTTGGTATTAACATCGGAGAATGTGTAGGTAGGGAATCATTGAAACTTCCTGTATTGAATTTCGATTGCTATTTAAAGAAAGGTGACTATTTATCATATGACGCCTCAGTTATTGACTCCTTGAGGAATGTTATTGAAGAAAATCAAGTTGAGGCATTGTGGCTTGCAGACTTACTTTGCGATCAAGAGTATTGCCAAACCAAAATTAAAGACAAATTCCTTTACAGAGACAGTGGGCACCTAACAAAACAAGGGTCAATTGAGCTATTTAAAAATTTAAACTTTGATTTAGCTGGAAACAAATTGATTACTCAGTAA
- a CDS encoding sulfotransferase family protein: MNSAIEHFLLTSKLTQRFYQVPASDLNSNDTSPFFIIGSGRSGNTLLRRLLNNHSQLYIPPETYVLGRIIGHYIRHPSLTWQELVFLTLSNFQFDEEFSTFHLPSLNKLAIELKTLPQDKQSLAMILNSFYKFYQSHHKLQGKRWGDKTPYNTFHLDRIMGVFPTAQFIHIVRNPYDATSSYLKSGIYNKFEDAAERWFQSVELSCQFGRKYPLQYIEINYNVLVTSPELTLRKICEFLQVSFEDNMLKAPPTLLGDVEEHSHHANVMQDINTQHIGKGLKSLSSDQIKYIQSKVNSSKYSSITNFS; this comes from the coding sequence ATGAATTCGGCCATTGAGCACTTTTTATTAACGTCAAAGCTTACACAACGCTTCTATCAGGTCCCTGCAAGCGATCTAAATAGTAATGACACTTCTCCTTTTTTTATTATTGGATCTGGCCGTTCAGGTAATACACTATTGCGGCGTCTGTTAAATAATCACTCGCAACTATACATTCCACCGGAAACGTATGTGCTTGGCCGTATAATTGGTCACTATATTCGACACCCTTCTCTAACTTGGCAAGAACTCGTATTTTTAACGTTGAGTAATTTTCAATTTGATGAGGAGTTTAGTACTTTTCACCTACCTTCTTTGAACAAATTAGCAATCGAATTAAAAACTCTTCCGCAAGACAAACAAAGCCTTGCAATGATTTTAAATTCGTTTTACAAATTCTATCAATCACATCACAAGCTACAGGGAAAAAGGTGGGGAGATAAAACACCATATAACACATTCCATTTAGATAGGATTATGGGTGTATTTCCTACCGCACAATTTATCCATATAGTGCGCAATCCCTATGATGCTACCAGCTCTTATTTAAAATCAGGGATATATAATAAATTTGAAGACGCTGCAGAACGCTGGTTTCAATCGGTAGAATTAAGTTGCCAATTTGGTCGAAAGTATCCCCTTCAATATATCGAGATCAATTACAACGTACTAGTAACTAGCCCAGAGCTAACCCTACGAAAAATATGCGAATTTCTACAAGTTTCTTTTGAGGATAATATGTTAAAAGCTCCACCAACATTATTGGGAGATGTGGAAGAGCACTCTCACCACGCTAATGTAATGCAAGATATTAATACACAACATATCGGGAAAGGGCTGAAATCTTTATCCAGTGATCAAATAAAGTATATACAATCAAAAGTAAACAGCTCGAAATACTCTAGCATTACCAACTTTAGTTAA
- a CDS encoding glycosyltransferase family A protein — protein sequence MKLVGKMATYPDRIDIIEHSIKSIISQLDILVVCFNQFEKIPNWVNKHSNLKAIIPERDLKDTGKFIDTDIQCDYIFYLDDDIIYPENYVEHTMKEFEKIDNENVALGYHGSWYESPRLEMSLLGIKKWLGFKLKISNPMWYRNCAHFLQVWPKSNKVDQLGTGVMAIPAKSAPPFEFIDGSQKFVDVRFARWCFLNKINMLCLKHKECWLQALTDDGDNTIFSTFTAQTPPYVQKEIYSYAAKSK from the coding sequence ATGAAATTAGTCGGAAAGATGGCAACTTACCCTGATAGGATTGACATTATCGAACATTCTATCAAAAGTATTATCTCTCAATTGGATATACTTGTTGTTTGTTTTAATCAATTTGAAAAGATTCCAAATTGGGTTAATAAACACTCTAACTTGAAGGCAATAATTCCCGAAAGAGATCTAAAAGACACAGGTAAATTCATAGATACAGATATTCAGTGCGACTATATTTTCTATCTAGATGATGACATCATTTACCCTGAAAATTATGTGGAGCATACCATGAAAGAGTTCGAAAAAATTGACAATGAAAATGTCGCTCTCGGCTATCATGGAAGCTGGTACGAATCACCACGATTAGAAATGTCTCTGTTAGGTATAAAAAAATGGTTAGGTTTCAAATTAAAAATTAGCAATCCAATGTGGTATCGAAATTGCGCACATTTTCTGCAAGTCTGGCCAAAATCAAATAAAGTTGACCAATTAGGTACAGGAGTCATGGCTATACCAGCGAAGAGTGCTCCCCCTTTTGAGTTTATAGATGGTAGCCAAAAGTTTGTAGATGTCCGATTTGCCAGATGGTGCTTTTTGAACAAAATTAATATGCTCTGTCTTAAACATAAAGAATGCTGGTTGCAAGCACTTACAGATGATGGTGACAATACTATATTCAGCACTTTTACTGCTCAAACGCCCCCATATGTACAAAAAGAAATATATTCGTACGCAGCAAAATCAAAATAA
- a CDS encoding glycosyltransferase family 2 protein: MLVEPKVSVIIPFYQKTKGLLSNTIQSIIKQTYLGHIYIIVVDDGSPVTIEEELSTLSTPDNRELIIIKQENGGAGSARNNALNNVPADCQYAAFLDSDDEWLEDHLATGIKALELGNDAYFSDHFPALHPDKNNFDMIGTLIVDEHLSIDLEDDIHQMSISSLEHIVGDGGGVIGTSNVVYNFRKFPTLRFREEFYNGQDFFFWMDLSELKAQWAFSTKITCRCGRGINIYSGSGWGSEKSLQRLRNELFIWTSVKKFYPLTEKLEQRNKQTINAIQDNIARDILHRIIKRKAISTKILSDIVKMAPSTLISITLIPFKVVLERLK, encoded by the coding sequence GTGTTAGTTGAGCCAAAAGTTTCAGTAATTATACCGTTTTACCAAAAGACCAAAGGCTTATTATCTAATACTATTCAGTCGATAATAAAACAGACGTATCTAGGTCACATCTACATTATTGTGGTAGATGACGGCTCGCCTGTTACAATTGAAGAAGAGCTTTCCACCTTATCAACTCCCGATAACAGAGAGTTAATTATTATAAAGCAAGAAAATGGTGGGGCTGGCTCAGCTCGCAATAATGCCTTAAACAATGTCCCTGCCGACTGCCAGTATGCCGCCTTTTTAGATTCGGATGACGAGTGGCTCGAAGATCACTTAGCCACGGGCATAAAAGCGCTAGAGCTTGGAAATGATGCTTACTTTTCAGATCATTTCCCCGCTCTTCATCCTGATAAAAACAACTTTGATATGATAGGCACCCTCATTGTTGATGAGCATCTATCTATCGATTTAGAAGATGATATTCATCAAATGAGCATATCTTCTCTAGAGCATATAGTTGGCGATGGTGGCGGTGTTATAGGTACATCTAATGTAGTTTATAACTTCAGAAAATTCCCAACACTTCGCTTTAGAGAAGAGTTTTATAACGGTCAAGACTTTTTCTTTTGGATGGATTTGAGCGAACTTAAAGCTCAATGGGCGTTTTCTACCAAGATTACTTGTCGCTGTGGTCGTGGTATAAATATCTACTCGGGTTCTGGCTGGGGATCGGAAAAGTCTTTGCAAAGATTGCGGAACGAACTTTTTATTTGGACTTCAGTGAAGAAGTTTTATCCATTAACCGAGAAACTAGAGCAAAGGAATAAACAAACGATAAATGCAATTCAAGACAATATAGCAAGAGATATACTACACAGAATTATCAAACGAAAAGCTATTTCTACGAAGATACTTTCAGATATAGTAAAAATGGCACCGAGTACTCTAATATCAATAACATTGATTCCATTTAAAGTAGTCTTGGAAAGACTTAAATAA
- a CDS encoding acyltransferase translates to MKELFFLTIANHLPRLEYFDRIRYRILALAGIKVMGPCTLWGPFTIRPIGGARNIEIGQGTFINSDVRFGVPNDKVVIGSRVQVGPRVMFETVNHGLVYVEGKGRGTWTKPIVIEDEVWIGGGSIITQGVTIGEGAVVAAGSVVTNNVDPHTVVGGTPAKFIKHTGATDKQ, encoded by the coding sequence ATGAAGGAATTATTTTTTTTAACAATCGCAAATCATTTACCTCGTCTAGAATATTTCGATCGAATTCGATATCGCATATTGGCTTTAGCTGGGATTAAAGTTATGGGGCCGTGCACGTTATGGGGGCCTTTTACAATAAGGCCTATTGGCGGTGCTAGAAATATTGAAATCGGGCAAGGAACATTTATCAATAGTGATGTAAGGTTTGGTGTACCCAATGATAAAGTTGTTATCGGTTCGAGAGTTCAGGTTGGACCGAGAGTAATGTTTGAAACGGTTAATCACGGCTTAGTTTATGTTGAAGGCAAAGGGCGTGGAACTTGGACAAAGCCGATTGTTATTGAAGACGAGGTATGGATTGGTGGAGGCTCGATAATTACTCAAGGCGTGACAATCGGTGAAGGGGCTGTAGTAGCAGCAGGCTCAGTGGTAACTAACAATGTCGATCCTCATACAGTCGTAGGAGGCACCCCTGCAAAGTTTATAAAACACACAGGGGCAACTGATAAGCAATAG
- a CDS encoding oligosaccharide flippase family protein, which translates to MSDAAATRFGASIGWSIATRWGNKLIGFVNMIVLARLLSPEDFGIVAMATIFITILHSMTQVGAQLYVIRYPTEDVRVFNTGWTINLLQALLIALILCLSASYVADFYQEEVLRDIIYCLAAVKILKGLHNYGVYIAQKQLDFSLDFKITTTCRVAYSIATIATALWLKNYWAIVVGQAASAFVGLVLSYKLHVFRPRFEVYQWRKVLSFSKSMIPFSIGRFVNNQADIVAVSKLGSTEFLGQYNIASNLASLFTKELLMPVIKGILPNLTKLKASKDVDLKLIAIIGLAIYVFLPLGFGLALTSYEVIYVLLGEKWLGITDVMSWLSIYAMMSGITMFVSEQFLVIFDAEKTSNWLMWFRNALIVVALILAFYLGSYLDFPMAMALSSIIAFPVTLYFSAKAMNFAVWNLIRNWWPALLATAAMSFVITLISDMNSPVIFALLTKVLVGAITYVLVICILYYLRGLPLDTPEEVALNYIKRLNYTGR; encoded by the coding sequence ATGAGTGATGCTGCAGCTACTCGCTTTGGCGCTAGCATAGGCTGGTCAATAGCGACAAGGTGGGGAAATAAACTGATCGGGTTTGTCAATATGATCGTGTTGGCAAGGCTTCTGTCTCCTGAAGATTTTGGTATTGTTGCCATGGCAACAATATTTATTACGATATTGCATTCGATGACTCAAGTAGGGGCGCAATTGTATGTCATAAGATACCCAACAGAAGATGTTCGGGTATTCAATACTGGTTGGACAATTAACTTATTGCAAGCCCTACTTATTGCTTTAATTCTATGCCTTTCTGCGTCTTATGTCGCTGATTTTTATCAAGAAGAAGTACTGAGAGATATAATTTACTGTTTAGCTGCCGTTAAAATATTGAAGGGGCTACATAATTACGGCGTGTATATTGCCCAAAAACAACTTGATTTTTCCCTAGATTTTAAAATAACAACGACATGTAGAGTGGCGTACTCAATAGCAACCATTGCCACAGCTTTGTGGTTGAAAAACTATTGGGCTATTGTTGTAGGTCAGGCAGCGTCAGCTTTTGTTGGCCTAGTATTAAGCTATAAGTTACATGTATTTAGACCTAGATTTGAGGTTTATCAATGGAGAAAAGTACTGTCTTTCTCAAAATCTATGATTCCATTTAGTATTGGCCGCTTTGTGAACAACCAAGCTGATATAGTTGCGGTAAGTAAGTTGGGCTCAACAGAGTTCTTAGGGCAATACAATATTGCATCAAATTTAGCCTCGCTCTTTACCAAAGAGCTACTAATGCCTGTAATAAAAGGGATTTTACCTAATTTAACTAAACTTAAAGCAAGTAAAGATGTTGATTTAAAACTCATAGCGATAATAGGTTTAGCTATTTACGTATTTTTGCCACTAGGATTCGGGCTGGCATTAACTTCCTATGAAGTGATTTATGTATTACTTGGAGAGAAGTGGTTAGGCATAACGGATGTTATGAGCTGGTTAAGTATTTATGCAATGATGTCAGGTATTACTATGTTTGTCAGTGAACAATTTTTAGTAATATTTGACGCAGAAAAAACTTCCAACTGGTTGATGTGGTTTCGCAATGCATTAATCGTAGTTGCACTTATACTGGCTTTTTATTTAGGTAGCTATTTAGATTTTCCAATGGCTATGGCGCTTTCATCAATTATTGCATTTCCAGTCACGTTGTATTTTTCAGCCAAAGCTATGAATTTTGCTGTATGGAATCTTATACGCAATTGGTGGCCAGCTTTGCTTGCGACAGCTGCAATGTCTTTTGTGATTACGTTGATATCTGACATGAATTCCCCAGTTATTTTTGCACTATTAACGAAAGTGTTGGTGGGGGCGATAACCTATGTTTTGGTCATTTGTATATTATATTATTTACGTGGACTTCCACTAGATACACCAGAAGAAGTCGCTTTAAATTATATCAAACGTTTAAATTACACTGGCAGGTAA